The region TATATTACTTATACGATGTGCCACTGTTCTCCATGTTAACTATAGTATGATTCAAATCCTCTGAACCAGGGGAATTGTCAAACATCAGCCATCAGTGAAACTAATAAATGGGTTGAATTGTCAACTTTTACGGACAAAGTTAAATAAAGGGTTATAACATTCTTCAATGAATTTGAGCAATAGTTCCGACATTTTAGATTGACATGGAATTATGTACGGAGAAACTATACACGTATAGGCATTCCGAGGAATCATATCATATATTAGGCAGAATGCCACAactattaatttattcaattaaatgtAAACTATAGCATGGAAATAAGGTCCCAGCATGATCTGCTAGCCAAATGTATTTTCTCCACTGTATGTAACGTACAGAAATCCGTCTTCATCCTTTTTTTCATCATAGATAGTTGACATAATTGCTCCTGCATAACGGTGATGGCTACTTAGCATATAGAAATTGAAAAGGTGAATGTATTAACGTATAACATTATTCAAAGAGAAGAAATTTGCAAATTTTAATACCGGTCGGTGGGAGGACACCGTCCACAAATATGAAGATAGCCTTTTCAGCGCTCAGTTTAATTCTCTTCCGGATTACATAGATGAACTGACCAACTGTGAGGTCGGCAGGGACCAAGTATCTgtaaattatttaaatcaaatcaTCAAAAAGATATCCATTACCTATATTTCAGTTGTGCCAAAGGAAATTGATCAATGGGCTTAAAATGCAACCATACACATGGTGGCTAGCAGTtgctaataaataataatgaatgaTAACAAGGAATAAGGTAAACTTGGCATGAAAATGTTGCTTACTTCTTCTTATCAATGTTAGGAATATCACTTCTTTCTGCCTTCTCCACAATCACCTAAAAAGCACATGCGCAAACATCAATAGAAGCAAGATTGGGgtattaaaatgttataaatttcaCTTTTGCCTTATGCAGGGATGAAAAGCCAAACGTGAATAAAATGTTTTTAGCAGGCTCCATTTAAACAATTGCACAGCTAAATTATGAAGTCTTTTTCTATTGATAACTCAATCTGGGATAAAGACATCGTCTATTCTACACTTTCAAGTTCTTGAGTTACAACCCTTCCTCCTCCTTAagaagtttttttcttttctagacTTGATAGGGAGGGGCAGGGGATTTCAGGCTCAGGTTTATCTTTATTAAGctttaaaatagaaaatgtaTAGATCACACATACCATTCCAGACCATTAGCTGTTCTACTAGTAGATATTGCTCTTAATCATCAAGTCACATCCACCAATAGATGAACATTGGTATTGGCAGGACTGAAATTGCTTTCTAGATATCGTGACAGAAATAGAACTCATCTATTGCTCATAATCATCAAGTCACACTCAACAAAGTGTATAATCGATGTTAACACAATAGATATCAAAACGCCGCAAAGACACCACGACAAGTCTTAAGAAAAAAGTCATCCATTAACATGTTTACTTAAAGCAAAAGTTAGACCAGCATTACAGGTGAAGGCAGTGCAAAGTCCTGATTTAGGCTCAACTCTAAAGCTCATAGACGAGAAAAGAATTTATAACACAACAAAAACAAGACTTTTCAGTAAATTAGCCAATTGAATCATTTGATCCTTCGTTTGTgcaaaaatcaattatatatattaaaatggatacctagaaaaaaaattaagaagcAACAGAATGCACAAAGAATAGACAAGTGGTGGAACAATCATAATTATTCTTTAACATCAgcaaagaagaaaggaaaaaaaaaagtcaaaagggTGGAAAAAGACAAGGGTAAGGATGAATTCTTACTGGAATTCTATCAGGGTATTTTCCCCTGATTCTGGCAGCCTCAGCACGCCTTTTCTCTGGATATTAAGAATCCATAAATTAATGAAAAGCAACCAAAGAATAGCTAATACATGATCAGCAGTAACATACCAAAATCATGCTCAATCTTGAAGCTGCTTTTAGTCATATCTGCTGATATATCACTGCAGAACCATCAGGATGTAAAGTCAACTAATACCCTATTTTTAGACCTTACCGTAGACAAAAACCACAAACTTTAAAGTAGGACAACAATTCAAATTCAAGTTAAGATAtcctttaattccaaattaaataaaaaataaagaagaaagaagaatccGATCATCATAAATTCAAGAcagtaaagaagaagaagaaacccaAACCATATTTGATATTGAGAAACCAAAAGAACAAGaattcaagatttttttttttaccccAGCAGATTGAATTGAAACAAAGAGATGAGATGATGAAGAAATCAACTAACCGATGGATGAGGTGCTGTTGTCTTGAAGATTAAGATGAATGGGAAGAGGTGTTTATTTAAGATTTGTTTTAGTTTGGGGGCATTTCTCCTCCAACTAGGCTAGGTTGCTAACCAAGTAACCGCCACGTCAGTCTCCTACAGTATTTGGATTTTCTTCAATACTTATCCAATCTTGGAATTGGATGACGCTTCCTCATTTCACTTCATTTTAGAATCATCCTTGGTGAGCAAACACCTCATCTTCAACTCTGTTactcaaatataattttaaaatatatatatatttggattaatatgtttatattcggcttaaatattaaaatatctgtAAGAAACAAATTCAATAATCAATTGAGTTACTCTTGAAATTTAGATTTTAATCGAATTTTACTAATCAATTGAGTGCCTCGACTATAGTTTTCTTTTGAAGTCGTTGACGAACCGTTAAGTATTGACGTGGTAAGTGATGTAATATTTgacatgaaaaattttatatgtaaagaAAAGCTTACGTGAaggattaattaattttttaaaattattttataaggtaattgctcatttatttattttaagaggACTTAAATGATTTCTAgagattatataattttttttaaaaatataaaaataataaaattttataaaaggagtagaattttattttttttatatttaataaattttaataacttgtatatatttttatatttgtctaccgtttttataatattttagtaatttttaataatttttaaaactttttaataaaaattactaaTGTTGCCCTTCATCATATATTAACTCATGGCTTACTCATCACCTTTCTTAAGCCACCAAACAGGAATCATCATGGACTAGTTTACCATTTAGGTTTAAAAGTACCGTGAAAAAGAAGTTTTAAAAAGtagtttttgaaagtttaatagtGTTTATTATTActgtcaaaaatatttttaaaaatgtaaaatgtcaatttttaaatatggtattgtaaaataaaagatttaatgAGCATGTAAAAAGGTAGCTTCATTGAAAAACATTTTCCAAAAACCAAAAGCTAATTCTTTTTGGCTTTTTAGTTtgggataaaaattaaaatcctaatttaaaattaaagattGATTTGAAAGCTATTTGTTTACCAATTTTTTTTGGTTGAAAAGTACTTTTCAACATCAATGGTTAACTAAGCCTATCTCAAACCTTTTACTTGACACTCCATACCAATTTGATTACAATTACAGTTCAAGCTCCCTATAAAAATTTAATCCATAcctttaaaataacataaaaaattctttaattttcctatatatattttaatttttacaactttttttatacttttaataaaattttataacttttttattagtttttatagatttttttatcattttaattatttttatataatttctaaaattttataatatttatatgatattttcatatatttcataacatatgtataatattttaattaattttggatGTGAGTTCTACTTAATTTGgcacttaattaatcattttctATGTAGGTATGATAATTATCTAATTTAATGGAAAATGAGTCAATATGCAGAAAGTATGGAAAACTTGACACGAGAGCTCAAATTGACGCATAAGACGAAAATTTAAgattatttctattaaaattttttgtattttaaacttatctctttttattttagaGCTTTagtcatttaaattattaatatatatgtgtGCGTGTGCGTGCGCGCGCGAATAGCAAGGAGAAAAGCAAAGTGGCACACAGTCAACACCATTCCATATAGTTTTaggttttgtttcttttttggtAGAAATAACAACATTACACTATTACAATATTAAACATAGACTAAAGTATTGATGAATTATTTCTATCCCTCTATAATAAATCATACATCAAACTTGGAGGCTCTTCAAAGTAGAGTAATCTTGAGACACCATTAGGAGCATATTTTTCTATTTGCTCAACAACTTCATTTAGAGATATTGGAATATGAAGAAATTGGACTTTTCAATTCCGGGTTAAACAATTGATGAATTAGGCGCAATTCCATCAAATTACTAGTAGCGGCGCCACCAGATAAAATAGTTTCCACTAAAAGTGCATTATCACACTCCATATTTATTTGTCTAAAATTCCTTTCCCAAGCTATACGCAGCCCTTCTAAAATTGCTCTTGCTTCAACTCTAAAAATGAAATCCTTACCGATCCTCATCAAAAAGCCACATAACTAGTTTGCATCTGAGTCCTTAAACACTCCTCTAATAGAAGCATTAGAAACATTCAATGAACTTGCCCCATTCGTATTAAGCTTAACCCAACCTCTATCAGGTGGAGACCAACACCTGCCCGTTACCATTGGAATAAAAAGCACTATAATGGTGTTTGATCCCACTTCTTGCCCACACAACACCTGTATCCATAACCTCCTGTACAGATTATAGCTATTAGAGAAAACAAATTTATTCTGACTTTTCTAGAGCAACCAACATAGTATAGGAAAAAGAGTTTGCCATTCAACATCATTGCTTCCATAATGCCCTTTATTCTGCATATTCCACAGAAACTAGTCACTAATCTGTATAGTAA is a window of Gossypium hirsutum isolate 1008001.06 chromosome D08, Gossypium_hirsutum_v2.1, whole genome shotgun sequence DNA encoding:
- the LOC107900836 gene encoding autophagy-related protein 8f, which codes for MTKSSFKIEHDFEKRRAEAARIRGKYPDRIPVIVEKAERSDIPNIDKKKYLVPADLTVGQFIYVIRKRIKLSAEKAIFIFVDGVLPPTGAIMSTIYDEKKDEDGFLYVTYSGENTFG